The following are encoded in a window of Euwallacea fornicatus isolate EFF26 chromosome 21, ASM4011564v1, whole genome shotgun sequence genomic DNA:
- the LOC136345793 gene encoding phenoloxidase-activating factor 3-like, with translation MHLSRMTVFKSVLSAAFLAIFIGTSTVASIDIECLPLEECPFSVNILSKRSHIKYVIDFVNSTKCGRDSQGKIKVWCAKFVNCRTHDLRNGTCLPEPHCISESSRESLSECNIPGKPPSSYICCPWPTSKKRRNVRRDEEFHDDRHDDLDFMDNRLLPTSPEQKEDHHDGWWTNRLFSGEEEESAPSPPIVNDSCKTPDNDQGTCKDIYQCPRMLEALANFNKSDINALDYLRRFECPNKDLDAKLVCCPQRSIVLPVSSSRSSSALENQVCGQQSTENKIAGGSATSLGEFPWVALLEYDSKWGRRYGCGGSVISVRYILTAAHCVDLGVLEKNGYLQVDKIVLGEHDTRNATDCFVTQYGSECSDPLQILDVEKIIEHQSFSTSTTRNDIALIRVEKDIVYSRYVQPICLPSSSFILQEKENFFITGWGRTETGSTSPVKLKARMPLTNKGNCSQLGPLGEGQICLSNGLGVDSCKGDSGGPVMRISAESGDIVTTLVGIISYGFGKCGTSNSVNTYVPFYLDWIKQNTN, from the exons ATGCATCTAAGCAGAATGACTGTGTTCAAGTCAGTATTAAGTGCGGCATTCCTAGCGATTTTTATTG gcACTTCTACGGTTGCCTCTATAGACATAGAATGTCTGCCCCTTGAAGAGTGCCCCTTCTCCGTGAACATTCTCTCTAAAAGGTCTCATATCAAATACGTGATCGACTTTGTGAATTCCACGAAATGCGGACGAGATTCTCAAGGAAAAATCAAAGTGTGGTGTGCCAAATTTGTGAACTGCAGGACTCACGACCTTAGAAATG GTACTTGCCTTCCTGAACCACATTGCATCAGTGAATCATCCCGTGAGAGCTTAAGCGAATGCAACATCCCGGGCAAACCCCCGTCTTCGTATATTTGCTGTCCATGGCCAACAAGTAAAAAACGACGCAATGTTCGTAGGGACGAGGAATTCCATGATGATCGTCATGATGACTTGGACTTCATGGACAATCGACTGCTTCCTACATCACCAGAACAAAAGGAAGATCACCATGACGGATGGTGGACGAACAGACTGTTTAGTGGCGAGGAAGAAGAATCTGCACCGTCACCTCCGATTGTCAATGATTCATGCAAAACTCCTGATAATGACCAAG GTACTTGCAAGGATATTTATCAATGCCCCAGAATGCTGGAAGCTCtggcaaattttaacaaatcagACATCAATGCTTTGGACTACTTAAGGAGGTTCGAATGCCCTAACAAAGACCTGGACGCTAAGCTGGTCTGCTGTCCTCAGAGATCTATAGTACTCCCAGTTAGTAGCTCCAGAAGCTCCTCAGCTTTAG AGAACCAAGTTTGCGGCCAGCAATCTACGGAAAACAAAATAGCAGGCGGAAGTGCCACATCCTTGGGAGAATTCCCTTGGGTTGCTCTACTTGAATATGACAGCAAATGGGGGCGGAGATATGGGTGTGGGGGGAGCGTTATTAGTGTAAGATATATCTTAACAGCTGCCCATTGTGTGGATTTAGGAGTTCTCGAGAAGAATGGATACCTCCAAGT GGACAAAATTGTACTTGGAGAGCACGATACCAGGAACGCTACAGATTGCTTCGTTACTCAGTACGGATCTGAGTGTTCTGACCCTCTGCAAATATTGGACGTCGAGAAAATCATCGAGCACCAAAGTTTTAGCACGAGTACCACACGCAACGATATAGCGTTGATAAGGGTGGAAAAAGACATTGTCTATTCCA GATACGTGCAGCCAATTTGTCTGCCTTCAAGCAGCTTTATCCTgcaagaaaaagagaatttCTTCATTACTGGATGGGGAAGGACCGAGACTGGCTCAACAAGTCCTGTAAAGCTAAAAGCCAGAATGCCGTTAACTAATAAAGGCAACTGCAGCCAGTTAGGCCCTTTAGGAGAAGGACAAATTTGCCTCAGCAATGGGCTAGGCGTGGATAGCTGCAAAG GCGATTCTGGAGGTCCAGTGATGAGAATCAGTGCCGAGTCCGGTGACATAGTGACCACCCTAGTCGGCATTATTTCCTACGGTTTTGGTAAATGCGGAACCAGCAACAGCGTGAACACTTACGTGCCATTCTACCTCGATTGGATCAAGCAAAATACGAATTAA